The Pseudanabaena sp. ABRG5-3 nucleotide sequence TGAGTAGGGCATCTTGGCGATACCCCCTGATGTTATCTTGTCCCCCAAAACTAATTTGTTCCTGTGACAAAAGTGGGCGATCGCTAAGTTGCAGATCAGTTTTTAGCAATAAAAGGGTTTCGGGTGCTAGTAAGCGGACATATTGCGCCTGACCACGCCAAGCTAAAAATTGACTATCAGGCGCTAAGTTGTTGATGGTCGCACCAAAAGCATTAATACCTAAACTTAGTTGCGATCGCCCTGCAAAGACCTCTTCGGCACTGCGCTGCACATATTCTTGAAAAAAACGTAAGGCTGTAACTTTAGTTTGCCCATTGGCATCAGCCCCAAGCGAAGGGAAAGGAATACTTCCATCAAGCAATGATGCGCTGCTTTGACGATGACTCAAGGTTAAGCCTAGGGCAAGATCTTGGACAGTGTTTTGAAGGACGGGTTGTCGAATCGTCAGTTCATAATTTTGGGAATTAGAAGCAATATTGAGAACATCAAAAGGTGATTCGATCACCTTACTAGCGGAAGTCCCTAGTGCAAAACCAATTGTGCCATTGTAGGGATTGAAAGGAATTGTATAACTGGCATCAAAGGCATTACTACCATCGGTATTGCTATAGGAGAGACTTAAGCGATCGCCTAGTCCAGTCAAATTCTCTTCAATCAGTTGAATTTGGCGACGCTCAGAGCCAACGCTGGGCGTACGACTGTTATCAAAGGTAATCGGTAAGCTCAAGGTATTTGCCTCTGTCACCTTGACTTCTAGATCATTTAAGCCTGCCTGCAAACTAGGGGACAAATTTGCCGAGATACTCTCGATCAGAGGATTTATTTGTAATAGTTTTAATGCCTCTAGGAGTCGATTACGGTTTAGGGGTTTACCAGTAGCGATCGCAAGGCGAGATTGGATATATCCTGCATTGAGCCTGTTCAATCCTGTGACTTTAATTTCATCTAATCCTCCTTCGACGATTTGAATTTTCACAATCCCTGTTTGTAAATCCTGTTCTGGCAAATACGCGCCAGAAGTAATGTAACCACGTTCTAAATAAAGTTCTGTGATCTTGGTTCTAACTTGGAATAATTCGACAATGGAAATTGGCTTATCAATATATTGTTTAGTAATGCTTTCTAGTTCTTGATCGCTAAAAACACTGCTACCAATAACTACAAACTTTTTGACTCTGATTAATTCAGAGGTACTATTGTTAGGGAGTTGAGGCAATGGTGAAGTTTGTGGACTTTGAGGAGCGAATAGACGATCAAGGGTCGGTAGTTTAGAAGGTGTAGGAGGTGCTTGAGGTGTAACCTTGGGAGCGAGGTCGCTAGGAATGGATAACTTGGGGGAAATAGGATTTGTTTGAGCAGCGATCGCCTGAGTATAGAAATTCAAGGCGATCGCTAATCCCACAATCATTTTTTTCTTCCTTTGAAGTGTAGAGATGCAATCATACAAGATTTTCACAATAATCACTTCTAGCTTTCGCTAAAGACCTAAAAACTGGATTGTATTCTATTACTTATTTTTCATTTTGCGTAATCAGGTTTATCACCCTACGCATAAAGTTCAAAACTTGTCTTCTATAGCAATGTAAGAGATAGCTAGTACACTAAAACCCAAGAATTGATTGGCGGCGCGAAGCGCCGCCAATCAATTCTTGGGTTTTGATTTGTCCTAAGACAAGTGACTGTAGCTATATGTCCTAAGCAAACCTTACATTGCTATAAATCAAATGGGCTGATCATAGAGGTTATTTAGTCTGCTTTAGCTGACTTTAGCTTTGAGCCAAGAACTAAAGTTCTTGGCTCAAAGCTAAAGTCCTAATATTTATACTTGTTATACTTAGTCAATCTATTTTTATAACAAATAATAAGCAACTATTTGTTCTAAGATTATCTAATGACATTTAAACATCTAGTTTTTAGATTTACACCTTAATCCTCATTCTGTATGTCTCAAGACAATATTGACACCAGCATCTGAAAGCTTGATTTACAGCGCTTTGCACTCAAACCCAAACCAAGAGATTTTTTGAAAGGCTTGCTTTGCAAGCTTTTCAAAAAATCTCTTGGTTTGTTTGAATCGGCAACTGCTGTAGGAATAGGGGATACATCACTTCTTTTGCCATAAAATAAAAGGCATGGATATTATTCTTTGTCATGCTACAGCCGATTTTGACACGCTTGGCGCAGCAGTTGGAGCTGCTCGCCTCTATCAAGGGGCAAGGATCGTCCTAACGGGAGGAATGCAAGCCCCTGTGCGTGAATTTCTATCACTGCATCGGGATGAATATCCATTAATCGAAATGCGATCGGTACATCCTGAATCTATTAGTAGGCTCATTTTAGTTGATACTCAATCGCCTAGTCAGTTAGGGAATGCGGCAAAATGGCTGGAGCAACCTAACATCGAAATCCATGTTTATGATCACCATCCCACCAATACCAAACCGAGCTTTCAGCCAAGCCTATGGTGTGTGGAAGCTGTTGGTTCTACCTGTACGCTCATTATTGAGAAACTGCAAACACAGGAGATTGCCTTAACAACCTTTGAAGTTACGGCGATGGCGTTGGGGCTACATGTGGATACAGGTTCGCTCACCTTTGAACATACAACGGCGCGAGATGCGATCGCTTTGGCATGGTTAATGCAACAGGGGGTAAATCTCAAAGTTCTCTCCACTTATATCGACTATGCGATGTCGCCCCTGATGCAGGAAGCCCTATCGCGAGCTTTAGCGGAACTTCCTGCCCATACAGAAACTATTGAGGGATATCGGATTGCGGTCTGGTCACTCCATTGTGAACAGTTCGTGAATGGGCTTTCCAATGTGGTCGAGCATCTGATGGAATTGATTGAAGTCGATATTTTGATGGTGTTGGCTGTACAAGGGGATCGGATTAGCTTAATTGGGAGATCGCGTCATGAATTCGCGCAACTGCATACATTGCTGCAACGCTATGGCGGTGGTGGTCATGCTTGGGCAGCCTCAGCATCGCTAAAAATCCCCACTGATCAGCCTTTTGAGATCACAGCATTAATCGCTGAAATCAAACAGACTTTAGGCGATCGCTTGCCCAAAATCGTGACAGCGGAAGCGATTATGTCTTCCCCTGTACGCACCATTCGTCCTGAGGCAAGCATCAACGATGCTCATCGGATTTTGCTACGCTACGGACATTCAGGCTTATCGGTGGTCAATGAACAGGATCAACTGGTTGGGATCATTTCCCGCCGCGATCTCGATATTGCTCTACATCATGGTTTTGGACATGCTCCCGTCAAAGGCTACATGGCAACTAGTGTCCGCGAAATCACGCCTGAGACTCCTTTAGCTGAGATTCAAGAGCTAATGCTGAAATGGGATATTGGGCGATTGCCTGTGGTCGATCAAGGCAATTTAGTGGGTATCGTCACCCGTACCGATGTATTGCGTCATCTGCACCGCCTCACCCCTGAAGCACCACAAATTACTCAAGTGCGCGATCACCTACAAGTACAACTCCAAAAATTACTCACGCCTCGTTACTTAGATATTTTGGAACAGGCTGCCAAGGTTGCCGATCGCTTAAATTTGCAGCTATATCTAGTGGGTGGCACGGTACGCGATTTTCTGTTAAACCTTGCCACGGATGATCTGGATTTGGTCGTGGATGGTAATCATCCCCTTGTCACCGATGGCGCAGAACCTGAAGGCTGGGGCGTAAAATTAGCGCGATCGCTGCAAGATATCTATCCTGATACGAAGCTAGAAGTGCATGGCAAATTCCAAACGTCGGCGCTTACTTGGGCAGATGGTCTCTGGATTGACATTGCCACAGCCCGCACTGAGTTCTATCCCTATCCTGCTGCCATGCCTGAAGTTGCCGCCAGTTCAATTCAGCAGGATCTCTATCGCCGCGACTTTACGATTAATGCCCTTGCCCTACGTTTAAATGGTTCTCAATCAGGGCAAATCCTTGACTTCTTCGGTGGTTTGGAAGATTTAGAACATCGCACAATCAGAGTACTACATCCAAATAGTTTTATCGAAGATCCGACCAGAATCATTCGTGCGGTAAGGTTTGCGGTGCGTTTAGGCTTTCAGATGGATGACAGAACTAGAGAATATGCCCAATCAGCGAGTCATCTAGTGCAGGGCTATCATCGCCAAGGGATCTGGTCATACCAAAATACTCGCCTCAAACAAGAGTTCCGTTATGTCCTCACCGCTCCCTATTGGGCAAAGGCTCTCTATCAACTCGACGCATTGGGAGCATTACAATATCTACATCCCCAGTTAGAGATCGCCCCAATACTGATCCAACAATTGCAACGGGTGGGGTCATGGCTGTTCCATTTTGGACGGCTCTATCCAGAAATCGATCGCCATCATATCTGGCAAGTCCGTCTAGAACTAATGCTGGTATTCTATCCTGATGCTTTAGAAATTGGTAAAAGGTTACATTTTAATCAAGCAGGACTGCATCGATTAGCGAATTTTGCGGCTTTAAGCGATCGCCTTTTGCCAGAAATTACTAACGATTTACCCGCCAGTCAAGTTGCGAAGCGATTAGAAAACATCAATATCACCGAAGTAATTATGTTGGCAGCGATCGCTCCTGCGGAGATTCGCAAGGTGCTATATCGCTATCTCCGTGAATGGAAGTTAATCAAAATGCCCCTTGGTGGTCGTGAACTGAAGCAAATGGGTTATAAACAGGGCAAGCAATATCAGGTAATTCTTAACACATTACGCGATCGGGTTTTAGATGGCGAAATTACAACTTTTGCAGAAGCAGAAGCCTTCGTAAAGCAGCAATTCCCTATCTAGAACAGAGAGGAATTTTTAGTTTTGACACGAGTATACAGTTCTTCCATCGTTTCGATAAATGAAT carries:
- a CDS encoding ShlB/FhaC/HecB family hemolysin secretion/activation protein, whose protein sequence is MIVGLAIALNFYTQAIAAQTNPISPKLSIPSDLAPKVTPQAPPTPSKLPTLDRLFAPQSPQTSPLPQLPNNSTSELIRVKKFVVIGSSVFSDQELESITKQYIDKPISIVELFQVRTKITELYLERGYITSGAYLPEQDLQTGIVKIQIVEGGLDEIKVTGLNRLNAGYIQSRLAIATGKPLNRNRLLEALKLLQINPLIESISANLSPSLQAGLNDLEVKVTEANTLSLPITFDNSRTPSVGSERRQIQLIEENLTGLGDRLSLSYSNTDGSNAFDASYTIPFNPYNGTIGFALGTSASKVIESPFDVLNIASNSQNYELTIRQPVLQNTVQDLALGLTLSHRQSSASLLDGSIPFPSLGADANGQTKVTALRFFQEYVQRSAEEVFAGRSQLSLGINAFGATINNLAPDSQFLAWRGQAQYVRLLAPETLLLLKTDLQLSDRPLLSQEQISFGGQDNIRGYRQDALLSDNGLLLSAELRIPILRMPEISGLLQVVPFCDFGTVWNRQANTNPDPSTLASLGMGLRLQMSDRLIVRLDFGLPLSRVFAEKKTLQENGIYLSISANPF
- a CDS encoding CBS domain-containing protein, producing MDIILCHATADFDTLGAAVGAARLYQGARIVLTGGMQAPVREFLSLHRDEYPLIEMRSVHPESISRLILVDTQSPSQLGNAAKWLEQPNIEIHVYDHHPTNTKPSFQPSLWCVEAVGSTCTLIIEKLQTQEIALTTFEVTAMALGLHVDTGSLTFEHTTARDAIALAWLMQQGVNLKVLSTYIDYAMSPLMQEALSRALAELPAHTETIEGYRIAVWSLHCEQFVNGLSNVVEHLMELIEVDILMVLAVQGDRISLIGRSRHEFAQLHTLLQRYGGGGHAWAASASLKIPTDQPFEITALIAEIKQTLGDRLPKIVTAEAIMSSPVRTIRPEASINDAHRILLRYGHSGLSVVNEQDQLVGIISRRDLDIALHHGFGHAPVKGYMATSVREITPETPLAEIQELMLKWDIGRLPVVDQGNLVGIVTRTDVLRHLHRLTPEAPQITQVRDHLQVQLQKLLTPRYLDILEQAAKVADRLNLQLYLVGGTVRDFLLNLATDDLDLVVDGNHPLVTDGAEPEGWGVKLARSLQDIYPDTKLEVHGKFQTSALTWADGLWIDIATARTEFYPYPAAMPEVAASSIQQDLYRRDFTINALALRLNGSQSGQILDFFGGLEDLEHRTIRVLHPNSFIEDPTRIIRAVRFAVRLGFQMDDRTREYAQSASHLVQGYHRQGIWSYQNTRLKQEFRYVLTAPYWAKALYQLDALGALQYLHPQLEIAPILIQQLQRVGSWLFHFGRLYPEIDRHHIWQVRLELMLVFYPDALEIGKRLHFNQAGLHRLANFAALSDRLLPEITNDLPASQVAKRLENINITEVIMLAAIAPAEIRKVLYRYLREWKLIKMPLGGRELKQMGYKQGKQYQVILNTLRDRVLDGEITTFAEAEAFVKQQFPI